The Symphalangus syndactylus isolate Jambi chromosome 3, NHGRI_mSymSyn1-v2.1_pri, whole genome shotgun sequence genome has a segment encoding these proteins:
- the LOC129478600 gene encoding uncharacterized protein translates to MSSASPFDQRAEYSISGSWLRTQRREECGLYFTSLPSLALDLKFHTTEPNTSRDLVVSKILFQQVMSPISYSACALTPYDPAVCPHHSKRIKPRHEHSCVLSPRSPSREPPNMRNRKLCLAADKLFQCPWDLQDVWNEERRTSQELSRGPQKNVLCRRRVFPIRQTVLQPWLPKRGNPGLLFSGPECSCILPFLCFLSRYLLMVHARGLGKLSV, encoded by the exons GCTTAGGACTCAGAGGAGAGAGGAGTGTGGTCTATACTTCACATCTCTGCCAAGCCTGGCACTGGATTTGAAGTTCCACACCACTGAGCCAAACACATCCAG GGATCTGGTGGTAAGCAAAATACTATTCCAGCAAGTGATGTCCCCAATCTCCT ACTCTGCCTGTGCCTTGACCCCTTATGATCCAGCCGTGTGTCCTCACCACAGCAAAAGGATAAAGCCTCGCCATGAGCACAGCTGTGTGCTGAGTCCCAGGAGCCCTTCCAGAGAACCTCCAAACATGAG aAACAGGAAGTTGTGTTTGGCTGCGGACAAACTCTTTCAGTGCCCCTGGGACTTACAAGATGTTTGGAATGAGGAACG AAGAACGAGCCAGGAA CTCAGCAGAGGCCCCCAGAAAAACGTGCTATGCAGGAGGAGAGTTTTCCCCATAAGACAGACTGTCCTTCAGCCCTGGCTACCAAAGAGGGGTAACCCGGGCCTGCTGTTCTCCGGGCCTGAATGCAGCTGcatccttcccttcctctgcttCCTGTCCCGGTACTTACTGATGGTGCATGCACGGGGCCTGGGGAAGTTGAGTGTCTAA